In Salmo salar chromosome ssa24, Ssal_v3.1, whole genome shotgun sequence, the following proteins share a genomic window:
- the mex3c gene encoding RNA-binding protein MEX3B → MPSSTSLLETEETEPEIPPLVVHAFADIGLEAHYRQTEQPERLLHSRPVSHFNVLGAVLDLQPIQHHHPTPTEEDEERANEDVLGEDEFNKTLLVQAQVSGLGSVMLPGMDTPETLLLYNEFDHGTLQQAQGMMVLPPVYGEPGYEVETSLLMRRKSVNTTECVSVPSSEHVAEIVGRQGCKIKALRAKTNTYIKTPVRGEQPVFVVTGRKEDVVMAKREILSAAEHFSLIRASRNKAGPMAAAGPGLPAAPSLPGQTTIQVRVPYRVVGLVVGPKGATIKRIQQQTHTYIVTPSRDKEPVFEVTGMPENVDRAREEIEAHIAIRTGNCVEIPGDENDFHYNGTDVSFEAGSCGVWLQSNAATPAGAQRTGNCSVRMTANYRNDSSSSLGSGSTDSYYGGGGNRMADFSPTSPFVNSNNNVGASFWFEETLLPLASEELAALGSPGFDPLAITTAAPAPQPQVVWSHLEQGVQLLGGRQAPVRDSQSGTPHLSPAFQEALEHPMAQRVQRVSLSVSESQKFPVYGPTFSSSSDSSSSPPDSCRGGQECIRCLESEIIAALVPCGHNLFCIECANRICQSPEAICPVCQAPVTQAIRLSLP, encoded by the exons ATGCCAAGTAGCACATCTTTGTTGGAGACCGAGGAAACTGAGCCGGAGATCCCGCCACTAGTTGTGCATGCATTCGCCGACATAGGCCTGGAAGCCCACTACAGACAGACGGAACAACCCGAGAGGCTCTTGCATTCACGCCCGGTCTCTCATTTCAATGTGCTTGGTGCTGTGCTGGACCTGCAGCCTATACAGCACCACCATCCGACACCGACGGAAGAGGACGAAGAAAGAGCTAACGAAGACGTGTTGGGAGAGGATGAGTTCAACAAGACGCTGCTTGTGCAGGCCCAAGTCTCGGGACTAGGCTCTGTTATGCTACCTGGAATGGATACGCCCGAGACACTCTTGCTGTACAATGAGTTTGACCACGGCACACTACAACAGGCCCAGGGAATGATGGTTCTACCACCTGTGTATGGAGAGCCTGGCTATGAAGTTGAGACATCGCTGCTCATGCGGAGGAAGAGTGTGAACACAACCGAGTGTGTGTCGGTGCCCAGCTCAGAACATGTTGCCGAGATTGTCGGTAGACAAG gTTGCAAGATCAAGGCATTGCGAGCAAAGACCAACACTTACATCAAGACCCCAGTGCGAGGGGAGCAGCCGGTGTTCGTGGTGACAGGGCGGAAGGAGGATGTGGTCATGGCCAAGAGGGAGATCCTCTCGGCAGCTGAGCACTTCTCCCTCATCCGAGCCTCCCGGAACAAGGCAGGTCCGATGGCTGCAGCAGGGCCAGGGCTACCTGCTGCACCTTCCCTACCTGGTCAAACCACCATCCAGGTGCGTGTTCCCTACCGCGTGGTGGGACTGGTGGTTGGGCCCAAGGGAGCGACCATCAAGCGCATCCAACAGCAGACACACACTTACATTGTCACTCCAAGCCGAGACAAAGAGCCAGTGTTTGAGGTGACGGGCATGCCTGAGAATGTGGACCGAGCGCGAGAGGAGATCGAGGCCCACATTGCCATACGCACAGGCAACTGTGTGGAGATTCCAGGAGACGAGAACGACTTCCACTACAACGGCACTGACGTCAGCTTCGAGGCGGGAAGCTGTGGGGTGTGGCTGCAGTCAAACGCAGCCACACCTGCTGGTGCCCAGCGCACCGGCAACTGCAGTGTGCGCATGACCGCCAACTACCGCAACGACAGCTCCAGCTCCCTGGGCAGTGGCTCCACTGACTCCTACTATGGCGGAGGGGGGAACCGCATGGCCGACTTCAGCCCCACCAGCCCCTTtgtcaacagtaacaacaatgttGGGGCCAGCTTCTGGTTTGAGGAGACTCTGCTCCCCTTGGCGTCTGAGGAGCTGGCAGCACTGGGATCTCCTGGGTTTGACCCTCTGGCCATCACTACAGCTGCTCCGGCACCGCAGCCACAGGTGGTGTGGAGCCACTTGGAACAAGGTGTCCAGCTGTTGGGTGGCCGCCAGGCCCCTGTCCGAGACAGCCAGTCCGGCacacctcacctctcccctgCCTTCCAAGAGGCCTTGGAACACCCCATGGCCCAGCGGGTTCAAAGGGTCTCCCTCAGTGTCTCAGAGTCTCAAAAGTTCCCAGTCTACGGCCCCACCTTCTCGTCCTCCAGTGACAGCTCCAGCTCTCCCCCAGACTCATGCAGAGGAGGCCAGGAATGCATCCGTTGCCTGGAGAGTGAGATCATCGCAGCCCTGGTGCCCTGCGGACACAACCTCTTCTGCATAGAATGCGCCAACCGCATCTGCCAGAGCCCCGAGGCCATCTGCCCAGTGTGTCAGGCACCAGTCACCCAGGCCATACGGCTGAGCCTGCCCTGA
- the smad4b gene encoding mothers against decapentaplegic homolog 4 translates to MSITNTPSSNDACLSIVHSLMCHRQGGESETFAKRAIESLVKKLKEKKDELDSLITAITTNGAHPSKCVTIGRTLDGRLQVAGRKGFPHVIYTRLWRWPDLHKNELKHVKYCQFAFDLKCDSVCVNPYHYDRVVSPGIDLSSLQLTSSGPSLGLMVKDEYDFDGQAPLPTMEGGHSLQTIQHPPSSRGGPPSEPFGTPGLLSPSDASTASTSAFPSISVGSGNATSTWTRNSSFTPNMPHHQNGHLQHHPPMPPPGHYWPVHNELGFQPPISNHPAPDYWCSIAYFEMDVQVGETFKVPSTGPVVTVDGYVDPSGGDRFCLGQLSNVHRTEAIERARLHIGKGIQLEGKGEGDVWVRCLSDHAVFVQSYYLDREAGRAPGDAVHKIYPSAYIKVFDLRQCHRQMQQQAATAQAAAAAQAAAVAGNIPGPGSVGGIAPAISLSAAAGIGVDDLRRLCILRMSFVKGWGPDYPRTSIKETPCWIEIHLHRALQLLDEVLHTMPIGDPQPLD, encoded by the exons ATGTCTATCACCAACACGCCTTCGAGTAATGATGCTTGCCTGAGCATTGTACACAGCTTGATGTGTCATAGgcaagggggagagagcgagacctTTGCCAAGCGGGCAATAGAAAGTCTGGTGAAAAAGCTGAAGGAGAAGAAGGATGAACTGGACTCCCTAATCACAGCCATCACCACCAATGGAGCTCATCCCAGCAAGTGTGTCACCATTGGGCGGACTCTGGATGGCCGTCTGCAG GTGGCAGGTCGGAAAGGGTTTCCCCACGTGATCTACACTCGGTTGTGGAGATGGCCTGATCTGCATAAAAATGAACTGAAGCATGTGAAATATTGCCAGTTTGCGTTTGACCTGAAGTGTGACAGCGTTTGCGTGAACCCATACCACTACGACCGGGTGGTGTCTCCAGGCATTG ATCTATCAAGTTTGCAACTTACCAGCTCAG GTCCAAGCCTGGGACTGATGGTTAAAGATGAGTACGACTTTGATGGCCAGGCCCCACTGCCCACCATGGAAGGGGGTCACTCCCTCCAGACCattcagcaccctccctctagcCGAGGTGGGCCCCCCTCGGAGCCCTTCGGCACCCCTGGCCTGCTGTCCCCCTCTGATGCCAGCACCGCCTCCACCTCCGCCTTCCCCAGCATCTCTGTCGGATCAGGAA ATGCCACCTCCACCTGGACTAGAAATAGCAGCTTCACGCCCAACATGCCTCACCATCAGAATGGGCACCTGCAACACCACCCACCCATGCCTCCTCCAGGACATTACT GGCCCGTACACAACGAGCTTGGCTTCCAGCCACCCATATCCAACCATCCAG CGCCTGACTACTGGTGTTCCATCGCCTACTTTGAGATGGACGTGCAGGTGGGTGAGACCTTCAAGGTGCCCTCCACTGGCCCCGTCGTGACGGTGGATGGCTATGTGGACCCGTCTGGCGGAGACCGCTTCTGCCTAGGCCAGCTGAGCAACGTGCACCGGACCGAGGCCATCGAAAGAGCCAG GCTCCACATCGGTAAGGGGATCCAGCTGGAGGGTAAAGGTGAAGGGGACGTGTGGGTTCGTTGCCTCAGTGACCACGCCGTGTTCGTGCAGAGCTACTACCTGGACCGGGAAGCCGGCCGCGCCCCTGGCGACGCCGTGCACAAGATCTACCCCAGCGCCTACATCAAG GTGTTTGACCTGCGTCAGTGCCACAGGCAGATGCAGCAGCAGGCAGCGACGGCCCAGGCGGCAGCCGCGGCTCAGGCAGCCGCCGTGGCCGGGAATATCCCTGGGCCGGGCTCTGTGGGAGGCATCGCTCCCGCCATCA GCCTTTCAGCTGCTGCCGGCATCGGAGTGGACGACCTGAGGAGACTGTGCATCCTGCGCATGAGCTTCGTCAAGGGCTGGGGTCCCGACTACCCCCGGACGAGCATCAAGGAGACCCCCTGCTGGATCGAGATCCACCTACACCGGGCCCTCCAGCTACTGGACGAGGTGCTGCACACCATGCCAATCGGTGACCCCCAGCCCTTGGACTGA